TGTTGACCGCCACCGACGATGAACACGGTGGCGACGCCGTCGTTGGAGATCGCTTGGGGACGCGACGATGCGACGTCGCAGGCGACGGTAGATGTTCACGGTGTCGTCGGCCGCGCCTCGGTGGTGATGTCGAGGCGAATCTGGTCGGCCATGACGGCCTGGTAGCCGAAGCGCTGAACGAGGTCGAGGAGCAACTCGGCGGCGACGATCTCGATGCCCGGCCCGCCGCTGATCACGGCGGTGATAGTGAGGTGGTGCAGCGACACGTCCTTCGAGGCGTGGGGTGCAACGCTCATTCCGCCGTCACCTCGGTGACCGCGGCCCGGGCCGAGGACTCATCGACGATGGCCTTGTTGGTCGCGTAGGCGGCGACGAGGGACTGCAGGGCCAGGTTGTTCACCGCCCGGGGCAGGCCCCGGGAGACCTGGTGGACCAACCCCAGGGCGTCGTCGGAGAACAGCGTGTCGGCCCGCCCCGCCAGCTTGAGGTGGTGGGCGACGTAGGCCCCGGTCTCGGCGGCGGTCATGGCCGGCATGGCGAAGCGCAGGGCGATGCGCTGGTCCAGGGCGGCGAAGGTGCCGAGCTTGATGCGCCGGCGCAGCGTGGGCTGACCGACGAGCAGGCAGGCGAAGGGCGAGCGGCTGTCCATCTCGGCGTTGGTCAGCAACCGGAGCTCCTCGAGCTGGTCGGCGCCCAGGAGGTGGGCCTCGTCGACCACGACCACCACGCGCTTGCCCCGCTCGGCCTCCTCGGCGGCCAAGGCATCGGCGGCCTGGGGGATGAGCGACGCCTTGTGGAACCTGGGCACCCCGCCCAGGGCGGAGACGATGGCGGCGTAGAGCCCACGGGCCCCGATGGCGGGGTTGCCCAGGTAGATGGTCGTGTGGCGGCTGGCGTCGAGGCCGGCGGTGGCCGCCCGGGCGGCAACGGTCTTGCCCGATCCGACCTCGCCCGTGACGACCCCCAGGGCCCGCTCGGCGATGCACCAGGCGATGCGGGCCACCGCCTCGCCGTGGCCGGCGCTGCGGTGCAGCATGCCCGGGGCCAGGTCCCGCCCGAAGGGCATGCGGGTGAAGCCGTAGTGGGCCTGGAGGACTTCGATGCTCACGGTGTCTCGCTTCCGTCGGTGATCGCGGGGCCGGGCAGGCCGGAGTAGTGGATGCGGGCCGCCAGCTCCTCGGCATGGCGGGCCTCGATGAGTCCGAGGTAGTCGATGCCGGTGGCCGCCGGCGGTGGCGGGGTGTCGGGCTTGACCATGGGATGGGTGTGGCGGCCGACGACGTGGGCCACCCCCGCCCCCATGGAGCGGCCCTCGAAGCGGACCTCGACGGTGGCCAGGTCGAAGGGGTCGAAGACCAGCTCCACCCGCCGGCCCACCAGGGCGGCGTCGACCTCGAAGGTGTTGCCGTGCAGGCTGACCGTGGCCGTCTTGGTCACCAGGCGGCGCTCCGACCACAGGAACGCCTCGTGCAGGGAGGCCGGGCTCGGCAGGGCGATCGGCCCGCCGGCCTCGTATCGCTCCAGGGGCGCCATCCCCGTCTCGGAGTGGGCCCGGCGGTGATAGACGGTCTCGACCCAGGCGGCGAAGAGGCGGTTCAGCTCGACCAGGCCCCCCACGCCCCGGGCCTGCACTTCCACGAGGAACTGGTCGCGCACCGTGCGGAAGAAGCGCTCGATCTTGCCCCGGCCCTGGGGACGCCCGGGCCGGGAGTGGACCAGGCGGATGCCGAGCACGGCGCAGGCCCGCAGCAGCGGGGCGGCCACGAAGGCGCTGCCGTTGTCCACGTAGATTGACGCCGGGATGCCCCGGGCGGCGATGCCGTGGCGCAGCGCCGCTTCCAGGCGAACGGTGTCCTCCGAATGCGCCCAGCGATAGCCGGGGACCGCTCGGGAGTGGTCGTCGAGGAAGGCGAACAAGTAGGCCTTGTGGCCCTCGACCACCGGACCATGAAGGGCGTCGCCGGTCCAGCGGTCGTTGGGGGCGGCCGCCTCGAAGCGCCCGAAGGCCTGCGGCGGGGACCCGTCGGGGCGGGTGTTGAGGCCCAGGCGGGCGAAGTGGCGCTGGAGGGTGCGGGCCGAGGGTGCCCACGGCTCGGCGGTGGCCATGATCTCGGCCACGCCGGCCGCGGTGCGCGATGGCGCCTCCCGCTTCAGCTTCACGGCCAGGTCCAACAGCGCGGCCGGGGTCTTTGGCTCGGCCGCCCGTGCCGCCGGCACCAGCGCCTCGAAGCCGCCGGCCCGCCAGGCCCGGATCCAGCGGTCCAGGGTGTTGCGGCTCACCTGCAGGCGAGACCCGCTCGGGCCCAGGTGCTCACGGCGGGCCAGGGCGCGCACCAGCGCCCCC
The sequence above is drawn from the Acidimicrobiales bacterium genome and encodes:
- a CDS encoding AAA family ATPase translates to MSIEVLQAHYGFTRMPFGRDLAPGMLHRSAGHGEAVARIAWCIAERALGVVTGEVGSGKTVAARAATAGLDASRHTTIYLGNPAIGARGLYAAIVSALGGVPRFHKASLIPQAADALAAEEAERGKRVVVVVDEAHLLGADQLEELRLLTNAEMDSRSPFACLLVGQPTLRRRIKLGTFAALDQRIALRFAMPAMTAAETGAYVAHHLKLAGRADTLFSDDALGLVHQVSRGLPRAVNNLALQSLVAAYATNKAIVDESSARAAVTEVTAE
- a CDS encoding DDE-type integrase/transposase/recombinase — its product is MQDRHRDVALFRYSLIREAADPGLTKAERGALVRALARREHLGPSGSRLQVSRNTLDRWIRAWRAGGFEALVPAARAAEPKTPAALLDLAVKLKREAPSRTAAGVAEIMATAEPWAPSARTLQRHFARLGLNTRPDGSPPQAFGRFEAAAPNDRWTGDALHGPVVEGHKAYLFAFLDDHSRAVPGYRWAHSEDTVRLEAALRHGIAARGIPASIYVDNGSAFVAAPLLRACAVLGIRLVHSRPGRPQGRGKIERFFRTVRDQFLVEVQARGVGGLVELNRLFAAWVETVYHRRAHSETGMAPLERYEAGGPIALPSPASLHEAFLWSERRLVTKTATVSLHGNTFEVDAALVGRRVELVFDPFDLATVEVRFEGRSMGAGVAHVVGRHTHPMVKPDTPPPPAATGIDYLGLIEARHAEELAARIHYSGLPGPAITDGSETP